Proteins encoded by one window of Acidipropionibacterium virtanenii:
- a CDS encoding DUF948 domain-containing protein: MTLGQIAGLIAALAVVALVALCAVPLIKFGGVLDQLRTAVKDLDDSTVPILEELKGTVTATNEEISRIGLVTSDVHTVSEHVTEVSGRANELSKVFTETVGTPMVKVAGFAHGVRKATAAGRAGKLRKSVRNSR, encoded by the coding sequence ATGACCCTTGGTCAGATCGCCGGGCTCATCGCAGCCCTGGCAGTCGTCGCCCTGGTGGCGCTGTGCGCGGTACCGCTCATCAAGTTCGGCGGCGTGCTCGATCAGCTGCGCACCGCGGTGAAGGATCTCGACGACTCCACCGTCCCGATCCTCGAGGAGCTCAAGGGCACCGTCACCGCCACCAACGAGGAGATCAGCAGGATCGGCCTGGTCACCTCCGACGTCCACACCGTCTCCGAGCACGTCACCGAGGTGTCGGGGCGGGCCAACGAGCTGTCGAAGGTCTTCACCGAGACCGTCGGGACGCCGATGGTGAAGGTGGCCGGATTCGCCCACGGCGTGCGCAAGGCCACCGCAGCCGGCCGCGCGGGCAAGCTGCGCAAGAGCGTCAGGAATTCGCGATGA
- the alaS gene encoding alanine--tRNA ligase encodes MRTAEIGQRFLDFFESKGHAVVPSASLLYNDPTLLFVNAGMVPFKHYLMGVEPSPWKRATSIQKCVRTLDIDEVGKTTRHGTFFQMLGNFSFGDYFKHEAITWAWELVTTPQDQGGFGFDPADIWVTVLGPGFHPDYPDGDVEARRTWLEVGVPADHIQGRSLKDNYWHMGVPGPGGPCSEIYIDRGPRYGAEGGPEADEDRYLEIWNLVFETEDLSTVRAKDDFDISGPLASLNIDTGAGLERIALLLQGVGNMYETDQVYPVIAKAAELSGRTYGADHDDDVRMRVVADHVRSSLMLMTDGVTPGNEARGYVLRRLLRRVVRAMRLLGVEEPVLPQLLPISRDLMADTYPDVLTQWERVIGAATAEEETFRRTLSSGTTMLDTAVSQTRAAGSGTLSGQKAFQLHDTYGFPIDLTLEMAAEQGLDVDRATFDSLMAEQKDRAKADARAKKGLTTSTEAYTQLRAQGETPFLGFTDLSVPTSVTGIISEGRAVTSAPSGSVVEVVLAETPFYAEMGGQDSDTGVIRASGFDLDVLDVQRPVPGLVVHKVRLDGDLAVGDRVEADVDAANRFGACQAHTATHVIHAALRELVGPSATQAGSYNKPGYLRFDFSARQGLSDELRREIEERCNEAIHDDFEVTDTQMPLEQAKALGAMAMFGEKYPPIVRMVELNGPWSRELCGGTHVPTTGRIGILNLLGEQSIGSGTRRVEALVSTDAFHQMAAERTLVNELTGILKVQPDQLTDRVSKLVADLKEADRKLAAARSKELLGRVDGLVSSMAPAGGFDLVAATVAGVDGADLRRLATEVRARIAERPAVIALIGGEATRPAIVVATTGTARSKGARAGALLRAAVAPIHGRGGGKDDMAQGAGTDLSGAEKTLRLVAAELSALH; translated from the coding sequence ATGAGAACAGCGGAGATCGGCCAGCGATTCCTCGACTTCTTCGAGAGCAAGGGCCATGCCGTGGTGCCCAGCGCCTCACTGCTCTACAACGATCCGACCCTGCTGTTCGTCAACGCCGGAATGGTGCCCTTCAAGCACTACCTGATGGGCGTGGAGCCCTCCCCCTGGAAGCGCGCCACCAGCATCCAGAAGTGCGTGCGCACCCTCGACATCGACGAGGTCGGCAAGACCACCCGCCACGGCACCTTCTTCCAGATGCTGGGCAACTTCTCCTTCGGCGACTACTTCAAGCACGAGGCCATCACCTGGGCCTGGGAGCTGGTCACCACTCCTCAGGACCAGGGCGGCTTCGGCTTCGACCCCGCCGATATCTGGGTGACGGTGCTCGGCCCCGGCTTCCACCCCGACTACCCCGACGGCGACGTCGAGGCCCGCCGGACCTGGCTGGAGGTCGGCGTGCCCGCCGATCACATCCAGGGCCGCAGCCTCAAGGACAACTACTGGCACATGGGCGTCCCCGGCCCGGGCGGCCCCTGCTCGGAGATCTACATCGACCGCGGGCCCCGCTACGGCGCCGAGGGCGGCCCCGAGGCCGATGAGGACCGTTACCTGGAGATCTGGAACCTCGTCTTCGAGACCGAGGACCTCTCGACGGTGCGCGCCAAGGACGACTTCGACATCTCCGGGCCACTGGCGAGCCTCAACATCGACACCGGTGCCGGCCTGGAGCGCATCGCGCTGCTGCTGCAGGGCGTGGGCAACATGTACGAGACCGACCAGGTGTATCCCGTCATCGCCAAGGCCGCCGAGCTGTCCGGCAGGACCTACGGCGCCGATCATGACGACGACGTGCGGATGCGGGTGGTCGCCGACCACGTCCGCTCCTCGCTCATGCTGATGACCGACGGCGTCACCCCCGGCAATGAGGCGCGCGGCTACGTGCTGCGCCGCCTGCTGCGCCGCGTGGTGCGCGCCATGCGGCTGCTCGGCGTCGAGGAGCCCGTGCTGCCGCAGCTGCTGCCGATCTCCCGGGACCTGATGGCCGACACCTACCCCGACGTGCTCACCCAGTGGGAGCGGGTCATCGGGGCGGCCACCGCCGAGGAGGAGACCTTCCGGCGCACCCTGAGCTCCGGCACCACGATGCTGGACACGGCGGTCTCCCAGACCCGCGCCGCCGGTTCGGGCACGCTGTCGGGCCAGAAGGCGTTCCAGCTCCACGACACCTACGGCTTCCCGATCGACCTCACCCTCGAGATGGCCGCCGAGCAGGGCCTGGACGTCGACCGCGCGACCTTCGACTCGCTGATGGCCGAGCAGAAGGATCGCGCCAAGGCCGACGCCCGCGCCAAGAAGGGGCTGACCACCAGCACCGAGGCCTACACGCAGCTGCGGGCCCAGGGCGAGACCCCCTTCCTCGGCTTCACCGACCTGTCGGTACCCACCAGCGTCACCGGCATCATCTCCGAGGGCCGCGCGGTGACCAGCGCTCCCAGCGGATCGGTGGTCGAGGTCGTACTCGCCGAGACCCCGTTCTACGCCGAGATGGGCGGGCAGGATTCCGACACCGGCGTCATCCGCGCCTCCGGATTCGATCTGGACGTCCTCGACGTCCAGCGCCCGGTCCCCGGGCTGGTGGTGCACAAGGTGCGTCTGGACGGCGACCTGGCCGTCGGCGACCGGGTGGAGGCCGACGTCGACGCCGCCAACCGGTTCGGCGCCTGCCAGGCCCACACCGCCACCCACGTCATCCACGCCGCGCTGCGCGAACTGGTGGGCCCCTCGGCCACCCAGGCCGGCTCCTACAACAAGCCCGGCTACCTGCGCTTCGACTTCTCCGCCCGCCAGGGGCTGTCCGACGAGCTGCGCCGCGAGATCGAGGAGCGCTGCAACGAGGCGATCCACGACGATTTCGAGGTCACCGACACCCAGATGCCCCTGGAACAGGCCAAGGCGCTGGGCGCGATGGCCATGTTCGGCGAGAAGTACCCGCCGATCGTGCGGATGGTCGAGCTCAACGGCCCGTGGTCCCGGGAGCTGTGCGGCGGCACCCACGTGCCCACCACCGGGCGGATCGGCATCCTCAACCTGCTGGGGGAGCAGTCCATCGGTTCGGGCACCCGGCGCGTCGAAGCCCTGGTCTCCACCGACGCCTTCCACCAGATGGCGGCCGAACGGACGCTGGTCAATGAGCTCACCGGAATCCTCAAGGTGCAGCCCGACCAGCTCACCGACCGTGTCTCCAAGCTCGTCGCCGATCTCAAGGAGGCCGACCGCAAGCTGGCCGCGGCCCGCTCCAAGGAGCTTCTGGGACGGGTCGACGGACTGGTCTCCTCAATGGCTCCGGCCGGCGGCTTCGACCTGGTCGCCGCCACCGTGGCCGGGGTGGACGGAGCCGATCTGCGCAGGCTGGCCACCGAGGTGCGTGCCCGCATCGCCGAGCGTCCCGCCGTCATCGCCCTGATCGGCGGCGAGGCCACCAGACCCGCCATCGTGGTCGCCACCACCGGCACCGCCCGCTCCAAGGGTGCGAGGGCCGGGGCGCTGCTGCGCGCCGCCGTCGCACCGATCCACGGCCGCGGCGGCGGCAAGGACGACATGGCCCAGGGGGCGGGCACCGACCTGTCGGGAGCCGAGAAGACCCTCAGACTGGTCGCCGCCGAGCTGTCGGCGCTGCACTGA
- the ruvX gene encoding Holliday junction resolvase RuvX, translating into MELIGTRIAIDWGKARIGVAACDPRGILAYPVETVATRDRPISRLCEIVAEYEPVEIVMGLPVALDGTERIAARDVRRAGDRLAEAVAPIPVRYVDERMTTRTAARALHEAGRDARHQRSVIDQAAAVAILEHVLEQARTSGAEGDRR; encoded by the coding sequence ATGGAGCTGATCGGCACACGGATCGCCATCGACTGGGGCAAGGCGAGGATCGGGGTGGCCGCCTGCGACCCTCGCGGGATCCTCGCCTACCCGGTGGAGACGGTGGCCACCAGGGACAGGCCCATCTCCAGGCTGTGCGAGATCGTCGCGGAGTACGAGCCGGTGGAGATCGTCATGGGCCTGCCGGTGGCCCTGGACGGCACCGAGAGGATCGCCGCGCGCGACGTGCGCCGGGCCGGGGACAGACTCGCCGAGGCGGTGGCGCCGATCCCGGTCCGCTACGTGGATGAGAGAATGACCACCAGGACCGCGGCGCGTGCCCTGCACGAGGCCGGGCGCGATGCACGCCACCAGCGCTCGGTGATCGACCAGGCCGCCGCCGTGGCCATCCTGGAACACGTGTTGGAGCAAGCCCGCACCTCGGGCGCGGAAGGAGACCGCCGGTGA
- the mltG gene encoding endolytic transglycosylase MltG: protein MSGSFNEEPDPRKEFWYRFRSAFAVILSLTVLVGGGWFVIDKAHGAYISYRTADDYLGDGEKAVMVRVPDGASVTEVGDILLDNDVVKSMKAFKKAVREASTNPTIQAGQYKLKTHMAAANALAILANPNNIQHTRVTLTEGLTVAEQTTVLAKGTKLPAAQFTKARADVKQLGLPSWANGNPEGFMFPDTYEVADEPTALGILQQQTKQFVTVSNSINFTGQAGTIKRTPYQALVVASILEKEGNNAKDKKMIAGIIYNRLAKGMKLESDATVLYANNATSKLTTTDEQRRKQSPYNTYVTAGLPPTPINNPGAESMEASVSPTKSDNLYWVVTDPEKGTTAFAKTLAEHNKNVKKFQTWCQAHKGKC, encoded by the coding sequence GTGAGCGGATCGTTCAACGAGGAGCCGGACCCGCGCAAGGAGTTCTGGTACAGGTTCAGGTCGGCCTTCGCGGTCATCCTGTCCCTGACCGTGCTGGTCGGAGGGGGTTGGTTCGTCATCGACAAGGCCCATGGCGCCTACATCTCCTACCGGACCGCCGACGACTACCTCGGCGACGGGGAGAAGGCCGTCATGGTGCGGGTGCCCGACGGCGCATCGGTCACCGAGGTGGGCGACATCCTCCTGGACAACGACGTCGTCAAGTCGATGAAGGCGTTCAAGAAGGCCGTCCGCGAGGCCAGCACGAATCCCACGATCCAGGCCGGCCAGTACAAGCTCAAGACCCACATGGCCGCCGCCAACGCGCTGGCGATCCTGGCGAATCCCAACAACATCCAGCACACCCGGGTCACCCTCACCGAGGGCCTGACGGTGGCCGAGCAGACCACCGTGCTCGCCAAGGGCACCAAGCTGCCGGCGGCCCAGTTCACCAAGGCTCGTGCCGACGTCAAGCAGCTCGGGCTGCCCAGCTGGGCCAACGGGAATCCCGAGGGATTCATGTTCCCCGACACCTACGAGGTGGCCGACGAGCCGACCGCCCTGGGGATCCTGCAGCAGCAGACCAAGCAGTTCGTCACGGTGAGCAACTCGATCAACTTCACCGGTCAGGCCGGCACCATCAAGCGCACCCCCTACCAGGCTCTTGTGGTCGCCTCCATCCTGGAGAAGGAGGGGAACAACGCCAAGGACAAGAAGATGATCGCCGGGATCATCTACAACCGGCTCGCCAAGGGCATGAAGCTGGAGTCCGACGCCACCGTCCTCTACGCCAACAACGCGACCAGCAAGCTCACCACGACCGACGAGCAGAGGCGCAAGCAGTCCCCCTACAACACCTATGTGACGGCCGGGCTGCCGCCCACCCCGATCAACAATCCGGGTGCCGAGTCGATGGAGGCCTCGGTGTCTCCCACCAAGTCCGACAACCTGTACTGGGTGGTGACGGACCCCGAGAAGGGCACCACGGCCTTCGCCAAGACACTGGCCGAGCACAACAAGAATGTCAAGAAGTTCCAGACCTGGTGCCAGGCCCACAAGGGGAAGTGCTGA
- a CDS encoding shikimate dehydrogenase, translating to MPGYWRCAVVGHPVAHSLSPAIHRAAYRSLGLDWSYEAVDVEPGDLAAFVDGLDEAWRGLSVTAPHKIDLVALGEPDEMVGRLGVANTWVRTDGAPVVANTDVTGFVLACRTRDLAAPGSVAVLGAGATARSVIAGAAQLGARDLTVVSRSLERSSQALMLAADLGLEAQWVPLADAVPGCLSGSDLLVSTVPADSLRTLAEGLVAGVGAVFDVVYDPWPTPLAAAAAAAGIPVLDGLDLLAGQAVDQVRLMTGRQVPLELLRSAAQDGLNARLRF from the coding sequence GTGCCCGGTTACTGGCGCTGCGCGGTGGTGGGTCACCCGGTGGCCCACTCGCTGTCGCCGGCGATCCACCGCGCCGCCTACCGCAGCCTCGGGCTTGACTGGAGCTACGAGGCCGTCGACGTGGAGCCGGGAGACCTGGCCGCCTTCGTCGACGGGCTCGACGAAGCCTGGCGCGGACTGTCGGTGACGGCCCCCCACAAGATCGACCTGGTGGCCCTGGGCGAACCCGATGAGATGGTCGGTCGGCTCGGCGTCGCCAACACCTGGGTGCGCACCGATGGCGCGCCGGTGGTGGCCAACACCGACGTCACCGGATTCGTGCTGGCCTGCCGCACCCGCGACCTGGCGGCGCCCGGTTCGGTCGCCGTACTGGGTGCCGGGGCCACCGCGCGATCGGTGATCGCCGGGGCCGCGCAGCTGGGAGCCCGCGACCTCACCGTCGTCTCCCGATCTCTGGAGCGCTCCTCGCAGGCTCTGATGCTGGCGGCCGATCTCGGCCTGGAGGCTCAGTGGGTGCCGCTGGCCGACGCCGTGCCGGGCTGCCTGTCGGGCTCCGATCTGCTGGTCTCCACGGTTCCGGCCGACAGCCTGAGGACGCTCGCCGAGGGTCTGGTGGCCGGTGTCGGGGCCGTCTTCGACGTCGTCTACGATCCGTGGCCCACCCCACTGGCCGCCGCCGCGGCAGCTGCCGGGATCCCGGTGCTGGACGGGCTGGACCTGCTGGCCGGCCAGGCCGTCGACCAGGTGCGGCTGATGACGGGTCGGCAGGTGCCGCTGGAGCTGCTGAGGTCTGCTGCGCAAGACGGCCTCAACGCCCGCCTGAGATTCTGA
- the aroC gene encoding chorismate synthase yields the protein MLRYMTAGESHGQALVATMEGIPGHVRVGAAEISEELRRRRLGVGRGARMSFEADELDLLCGFRHGETLGSPIAIRIGNSEWPKWREVMSPDPVDPADLEGRARAAALTRPRPGHADLAGMQKYDFDEARPLLERASARETASRVALGAVAKAFLRQGLGIEILSHVVRLGPVAAPEGLRPRPGDLARIDADPVRCADPGTSARMIEEVEACRRDGDTMGGVVEVLAEGLPPGLGSHSQGDRRLDARLAGALMGIQAIKGVEIGDGFALAGRRGSAAHDEIVPTGQGVHRITDHAGGTEGGMSTGETLRVRAAMKPIATVPRALRTIDTLTGEAARAHHQRSDITAVPAAGVVAEAMVALVLAECALEKFGGDSLDETRRNRDAYLARIDERHLGIAPHE from the coding sequence ATGCTGCGTTACATGACGGCGGGGGAGTCCCACGGCCAGGCTCTGGTCGCCACCATGGAGGGCATCCCCGGCCACGTCCGGGTCGGTGCCGCCGAGATCTCCGAGGAACTGAGACGCCGTCGCCTCGGGGTCGGGCGCGGTGCCCGGATGTCCTTCGAGGCCGACGAGCTCGACCTGCTGTGCGGGTTCCGGCACGGGGAGACGCTGGGTTCGCCGATCGCGATCCGGATCGGCAACAGCGAGTGGCCGAAATGGCGCGAGGTGATGAGTCCGGATCCCGTCGACCCCGCCGACCTGGAGGGCCGGGCGCGGGCCGCCGCCCTCACCAGACCGCGTCCCGGTCATGCCGACCTGGCCGGCATGCAGAAGTACGACTTCGACGAGGCCCGCCCGCTCCTGGAGCGCGCCTCGGCCCGCGAGACCGCCTCGCGGGTGGCGCTGGGCGCCGTCGCCAAGGCCTTCCTGCGCCAGGGCCTCGGCATCGAGATCCTCTCCCATGTGGTCCGGCTGGGCCCGGTCGCCGCACCCGAGGGGCTGCGCCCCCGCCCCGGCGACCTGGCCCGCATCGACGCCGACCCGGTGCGCTGCGCCGATCCCGGGACCTCCGCCAGGATGATCGAGGAGGTGGAGGCCTGCCGGCGCGACGGGGACACCATGGGCGGCGTCGTCGAGGTGCTGGCCGAGGGCCTGCCGCCGGGCCTGGGCTCCCACTCCCAGGGGGACCGGCGACTGGACGCCCGGCTGGCCGGGGCCCTGATGGGCATCCAGGCCATCAAGGGGGTGGAGATCGGAGACGGCTTCGCCCTGGCCGGGCGCCGCGGATCGGCCGCCCACGACGAGATCGTGCCCACCGGGCAGGGCGTGCACCGGATCACCGACCACGCCGGTGGCACCGAGGGAGGCATGAGCACCGGGGAGACTCTGCGGGTGCGCGCCGCGATGAAGCCCATCGCCACCGTGCCCAGGGCGCTGCGCACCATCGACACCCTCACCGGGGAGGCCGCCAGGGCCCACCACCAGCGCTCCGACATCACCGCGGTACCCGCGGCCGGCGTGGTGGCCGAGGCCATGGTCGCCCTGGTGCTGGCCGAGTGCGCCCTCGAGAAGTTCGGCGGGGACTCGCTCGACGAGACCCGCCGTAACCGCGACGCCTACCTGGCGCGGATCGACGAGCGGCACCTGGGGATCGCGCCCCATGAGTGA
- a CDS encoding shikimate kinase: MSETELSDAVTSGTGAPSVVAVIGAPGSGKSTVGPLLAARLGRRFVDVDTVIEEAEGRPISDIFVTDGEPCFRELETRHTLAELAAGGVVSLGGGAPATPVVGEALTRVCVVWLEVSARTASGRVGLNDATRPLLMGNVHSRMVRLMAERRPVYAAPADIHIVTDRLRPDQIVEEICTRLAELSGPSPAV; this comes from the coding sequence ATGAGTGAGACCGAGTTGAGCGATGCCGTGACGAGTGGGACCGGCGCGCCGTCCGTCGTCGCCGTCATCGGTGCCCCGGGATCGGGCAAGTCGACCGTCGGGCCGTTGCTGGCCGCCCGGCTCGGTCGCCGCTTCGTCGACGTCGACACCGTCATCGAGGAGGCCGAGGGGCGCCCGATCTCCGACATCTTCGTCACCGACGGGGAGCCCTGCTTCCGCGAACTCGAGACCCGGCACACCCTGGCAGAACTGGCGGCCGGCGGGGTGGTCTCGCTGGGGGGCGGGGCGCCCGCGACACCGGTTGTCGGCGAGGCCCTCACCCGGGTGTGCGTCGTCTGGCTGGAGGTCAGCGCCCGTACCGCATCGGGGCGGGTGGGGCTCAACGACGCCACCCGGCCGCTTCTGATGGGCAATGTGCATTCCCGGATGGTCCGGCTGATGGCCGAACGCCGCCCTGTCTACGCCGCTCCCGCCGACATCCATATCGTCACCGACCGGCTGCGCCCGGATCAGATCGTCGAGGAGATCTGCACCCGGCTCGCAGAACTGTCCGGTCCCTCGCCCGCCGTCTGA
- the aroB gene encoding 3-dehydroquinate synthase, whose protein sequence is MSVVEVNGPAPYEVRIGSGVMAGLEQLAVGSRVALIHPASVSHLAARVTELVGEVVDIEVPDAEAAKTPEVLAGCWDRLAEAGLGRGDVVVGLGGGATTDLTGFVAATWMRGVRLIQVPTTVLGMADAAVGGKTGINIDAGKNLVGAFHEPAAVLCDTDSLDGLPVREVRSGMAEIVKCGFINDPVILNVIEKDPVRALDTASDEFFDVLTRAVRVKASVVSADPTESTSRGSEVGRERLNYGHTLAHAIEAHQHFTWRHGEADAVGMVFAAELSAREIGRSGDTVQRTRSVMAALGLPTTFDATPWPELRATMNLDKKVRRGVLRFVGLRAPGHVQMIEGPDEDVLQECFATLRPARQNS, encoded by the coding sequence ATGAGCGTCGTCGAGGTCAACGGCCCGGCACCTTACGAGGTCCGCATCGGATCGGGGGTGATGGCCGGTCTCGAGCAGCTCGCCGTGGGCAGCAGGGTCGCGCTCATCCACCCGGCCTCCGTCAGCCATCTCGCCGCCAGGGTCACCGAGCTGGTCGGCGAGGTCGTCGACATCGAGGTGCCCGACGCCGAGGCCGCCAAGACCCCGGAAGTGCTGGCCGGATGCTGGGACCGGCTGGCCGAGGCCGGGCTCGGCCGCGGCGACGTCGTGGTCGGCCTGGGCGGGGGAGCGACCACCGATCTGACGGGGTTCGTGGCCGCGACCTGGATGCGGGGGGTGCGGCTCATCCAGGTGCCCACCACCGTGCTGGGAATGGCCGACGCCGCCGTCGGCGGCAAGACCGGTATCAACATCGACGCCGGCAAGAACCTCGTCGGCGCCTTCCATGAGCCCGCCGCGGTGCTGTGCGACACCGATTCTCTCGACGGCCTGCCGGTCCGGGAGGTGCGCTCCGGGATGGCTGAGATCGTCAAGTGCGGGTTCATCAACGACCCGGTCATCCTCAACGTCATCGAGAAGGATCCTGTCCGGGCGCTCGACACGGCCTCCGACGAGTTCTTCGACGTCCTCACCCGTGCGGTGCGGGTCAAGGCCTCGGTGGTCTCCGCAGACCCCACCGAGTCGACCTCGAGGGGCTCGGAGGTGGGCCGGGAGCGGCTCAACTACGGCCACACCCTGGCCCATGCCATCGAGGCGCACCAGCACTTCACCTGGCGTCACGGCGAGGCCGACGCGGTGGGGATGGTCTTCGCCGCCGAGCTGTCGGCCCGTGAGATCGGGCGGTCCGGCGACACGGTGCAGCGGACCCGCTCGGTGATGGCGGCGCTGGGCCTGCCCACCACCTTCGACGCGACACCGTGGCCCGAGCTGCGCGCCACCATGAATCTCGACAAGAAGGTCCGTCGTGGGGTGCTGCGCTTCGTGGGCCTGAGGGCCCCCGGCCACGTCCAGATGATCGAGGGACCCGACGAGGACGTGCTGCAGGAGTGCTTCGCGACCCTGCGACCGGCGCGCCAGAACTCCTGA
- a CDS encoding pentapeptide repeat-containing protein: MASGTAPSIPRSPAPPRLEEPSAPRTGLPGPDELVEAADLSGADWSAAVLEGVDLSAVGARSMSTQQCSWDHSQWADVALDSCDLAASSWRDSGWQRTQMSECRLTGAVLSGCSLEDVWLRGCLLDMAQFRFASLRRVRFSGCRMSGVDFTSAHLEEVVLTDCRLDRAEFHQVRITGRRSSRGSRPGPGLIIEGGSMDGLAGADQLRGAAVDPVHLDTLGTLLAGAAGIRLELPG, translated from the coding sequence ATGGCCTCCGGCACCGCACCCTCGATCCCCAGATCCCCTGCTCCCCCGCGGCTCGAGGAGCCCTCTGCGCCACGGACCGGGCTGCCCGGCCCCGACGAGCTGGTGGAGGCGGCCGACCTGTCGGGGGCGGACTGGTCGGCCGCGGTGCTCGAGGGGGTCGACCTGTCCGCGGTCGGAGCCCGGTCGATGAGCACCCAGCAGTGCTCCTGGGATCACAGCCAGTGGGCCGACGTCGCCCTGGACTCCTGCGACCTGGCAGCCTCCTCCTGGCGGGACTCGGGATGGCAGCGGACCCAGATGTCCGAGTGCCGGCTCACCGGGGCGGTGCTGTCGGGATGCAGCCTGGAGGATGTGTGGCTGCGCGGCTGCCTCCTCGACATGGCGCAGTTCCGGTTCGCCTCGCTGCGCCGCGTCCGGTTCAGCGGCTGCCGGATGAGCGGCGTCGACTTCACCTCGGCGCATCTGGAGGAGGTCGTCCTGACGGACTGCCGGCTCGACCGCGCGGAGTTCCACCAGGTGCGGATCACCGGCCGCAGGTCCTCGCGCGGTTCGCGTCCAGGGCCGGGCCTGATCATCGAGGGCGGCTCCATGGACGGCCTGGCCGGGGCCGACCAGCTTCGCGGCGCCGCCGTCGACCCGGTTCACCTCGACACCCTGGGGACACTGCTCGCCGGGGCCGCCGGGATCCGTCTGGAGCTGCCGGGCTGA
- the efp gene encoding elongation factor P, translated as MVISTNDIKNGTVLDLDGQLWTVIWFQHHKPGKGNTVVRTKLKHVLTGKVVDRTFNSDTKVESAEVDRRDMQYLYQDADSYVFMDESSYEQIPVPAETVGDAKDFMLENQTATIALHQGNALYIDLPASVELKITYTEPGLQGDRSTGGTKPATLETGREIQVPLFISEGETVKVDTRNGDYLGRVSDK; from the coding sequence GTGGTCATCTCCACCAATGACATCAAGAACGGCACCGTGCTCGACCTCGACGGTCAGCTCTGGACGGTCATCTGGTTCCAGCACCACAAGCCGGGCAAGGGCAACACCGTGGTGCGCACCAAGCTCAAGCACGTCCTGACCGGCAAGGTCGTCGACCGGACCTTCAACTCCGACACCAAGGTGGAGTCGGCCGAGGTGGACCGCCGCGACATGCAGTACCTGTACCAGGACGCCGATTCATACGTCTTCATGGACGAGTCCAGCTACGAGCAGATCCCGGTGCCCGCCGAGACCGTCGGCGACGCCAAGGACTTCATGCTGGAGAACCAGACGGCCACCATCGCCCTGCACCAGGGCAATGCCCTCTACATCGACCTGCCGGCCTCGGTGGAGCTGAAGATCACCTACACCGAGCCCGGCCTGCAGGGCGACCGCTCCACCGGTGGCACGAAGCCCGCCACCCTGGAGACCGGCCGCGAGATCCAGGTCCCGCTGTTCATCAGCGAGGGCGAGACCGTCAAGGTGGACACCCGCAACGGTGACTACCTCGGTCGCGTGTCCGACAAGTGA
- the mihF gene encoding integration host factor, actinobacterial type — translation MSIPTLSPEQLSAAREAATRARRARADLKARLRNGQISLGQALDEAAADDVLAHVKVVDLLKSLPRVGEKRAGEIMERLDIAPNRRLRGLGRHQAAGLRAEFPPTDK, via the coding sequence GTGTCCATTCCCACTCTCTCCCCGGAACAGCTCAGCGCGGCCCGAGAGGCCGCCACCCGTGCGCGACGGGCACGGGCCGATCTCAAGGCGAGGCTGCGCAACGGCCAGATCAGTCTCGGACAGGCCCTCGACGAGGCGGCCGCGGACGACGTCCTCGCCCATGTCAAGGTCGTCGACCTGTTGAAGTCGCTCCCCAGGGTGGGGGAGAAGCGCGCAGGCGAGATCATGGAGCGCCTCGACATCGCCCCCAACAGGAGACTTCGGGGGCTGGGGCGTCACCAGGCCGCCGGTCTGCGGGCCGAGTTCCCGCCCACAGACAAGTAG
- the gmk gene encoding guanylate kinase — protein MLIASGPEPAIPAARGRRRTGRPQVVVVSGPTAVGKGTVVAALQRARPEIVVSRSATTRPARPGERDGVEYDFVTDDQFDRLVASGGLLEWAVVHNSHRYGTPRRLVEESVERGCTVVLEIDLQGARQVRQSYPQAEHVFLAPPSWAELVRRLIGRGTETPEQQERRLRTARTELASADEFDAVVVNDTVEHAVESLVELLSL, from the coding sequence ATGCTCATCGCCTCCGGACCCGAGCCCGCCATCCCCGCCGCCAGAGGTCGACGCCGAACGGGCCGGCCGCAGGTCGTGGTGGTCTCGGGTCCCACCGCCGTGGGCAAGGGCACTGTCGTCGCCGCCCTCCAGCGCGCCCGTCCCGAGATCGTCGTGTCACGGTCGGCGACCACCCGCCCGGCGCGGCCGGGGGAGCGCGACGGGGTGGAGTACGACTTCGTCACCGACGATCAGTTCGACCGGCTCGTCGCCTCCGGCGGCCTGCTGGAGTGGGCGGTGGTCCACAACAGCCATCGCTACGGCACTCCTCGCCGGTTGGTGGAGGAGTCCGTGGAACGTGGCTGCACCGTCGTCCTGGAGATCGATCTGCAGGGGGCCCGGCAGGTGCGCCAGTCCTACCCGCAGGCCGAGCACGTCTTCCTGGCCCCGCCGTCCTGGGCCGAGCTGGTCCGGCGGCTGATCGGCCGGGGCACCGAGACCCCCGAGCAGCAGGAGCGCAGGTTGCGCACCGCGCGGACCGAGCTGGCCAGCGCCGATGAGTTCGACGCGGTGGTGGTCAATGACACCGTTGAACATGCCGTCGAATCATTGGTAGAGTTACTGAGTCTGTGA